The genomic interval AAGTAAACTAGAATAAAGATAAGGAATGCGAGTGCAGTAACTTTTGTAAAAACCACCTGTCCGCTTAATTTCCCTGATTGGTGGGTTTCGTTTCGGAGTTTTTGAGCAAGTCCTCCGCTGTCGGAATCGGGATCGGTTTGGTAAAGTACGCCCAGCGTACTAACTACAATCTCTTTGGCAGCAACTCCTGAAAGAAGACTTACACCCATTTTCCAATCGAACCCGAGAGGGCGAATGGCTGGTTCAATAAATTTGCCTATCCGTCCAAGATACGAATTGGCTTGCCTTTCGGCCTCCATTTCCAGCTCAAGCTGATGTATTGCATGGTTTAGGCTATCCATAGAGGGTTGGGAGAGCTTTTCTTCCGAAATCTTTTGCGTAATAGTTTCAATTTCGGCAAAATAATCCCTTGTGTAGTTCACTTTGCGAGGGTAATAGCCCAATGCCCATACAAAGATTACGGCTACCAGTATTACTCCCCCCATCTTTTTTAGGTATTGCGACCCCTTGTGCCACATGTGCAATAGGGTCGATCGTAAAGTTGGCATACGGTAGGGTGGAAGTTCCATTACAAAGGGCAAATCCTCCGCTTTGAAAATGGTTTTCTTGAATGCTAGGGCTGTTCCAATGGCAAGCAGTATACCCGTAAAGTATATAGCAAACAGAAGGTTTCCTGCGTTTTCCGGGAAAAATGCACCCAGAATTAGTATGTAAACCGGCAATCTGGCGCTACAGCTCATGAAAGGCGTAATGAGCATGGTTACTAATCGGTTATTGCGGTTTTCAATGGTTCGCGAGGCCATTATGGCTGGAACATTGCATCCAAAACCCATTACAAGGGGTATGAACGATTTACCATGGAGCCCAATTTTGTGCATTAGCTTATCCATGATAAATGCAGCACGTGCCATATACCCAGTATCCTCAAGTAGCGATATGAATAGGAAAAGGATCAAGATATTGGGTAGAAAAACAATTACACTTCCTACACCGCTTATAATCCCGTTTACCAAAAGGTCTTTTAAAGGGCCACTGGCCATGTATGTACTAATGGTATTACTAATCCATTCCACTCCCAGTTCTATCCACTCCATGGGGTATTGCCCCAGGGTGAATGTGGTGTAAAACGTGAGCCATATCAGGAAAATAAATATGGGGAATCCCAGTAAACGGTGGGTAAGTATTGCGTCGATTTGTTCTGTAACCAGACGCTTCTTGTGGCTGCTCTCCTTGAATGTTTCCTTTAGTGCACCTGCTATAAAGCCATATTTGGCATCGGTTATTAGGGTTTCAGTATCCTCGTGGAAAAGGTTTTCGAGCCTGCTTACCTCACGGTCGGTTTGGTTCCTGATTTCCTGGTAGTTTGGTTCATTGCGCAGTATTTTATCTGCTACCTTGTCTTTTTCCAACAGCTTAATGGCAAGGTATCGGCTGGAATAGTTGATGGTAATAGCTGTATTTTTCTTAATCTCATTTTGAATGGATAGTATCGATTTTTCAATTTCTTCACCATAGTTAACATGGATATGGCGGGTAACTTTATCCTTTTCTGCATAAACATTTATAGTTGTATCTAAAAGCCTGTCGAGCCCCTTACCTTTGCTACCCACAGTAGGTACAAATGGAATACCAAGTAGTTTGCCCATCATGGTGTAATCGAACCTGTCGCCCTTTTCAAGTAGTTCATCATACATATTCAGGGCAACAATCACCCTGATATCCATATCAATAAGCTGGGTGGTTAGGTATAGGTTTCGCTCAAGGTTTGATGAGTCAATAACATTTATGACAATGTCAGGGTTTTGCTCATGGATAAATCGCCGTACAAATACCTCCTCGGGTGTATAGGCTGTAAGGGAGTAGGTACCCGGTAAATCGGTAATGTTAATTGTATATCCCTTATACTTAAACTTTGCGTTTTTTGAATCGACTGTGACCCCGCTGTAATTTCCAACATGCTCCCTTGCTCCTGCAAGGTGATTAAAGATACTGGTCTTCCCAGCATTGGGATTTCCAACCAACGCAATATTGATAGTTTTGCTAAGTTCCTTTACCCCAGTGTCAATAATTTCAGGTTCGGTGTGGGTAACAAGCTGATGGTTATCAGGATGATAGTTTAAAATTTGCTTAGCCTCACTGGGTGTAATAACCTCTATTAGCGAAGCCTCGCTCCGACGGAGCGATACCTCATAACCCATAATTGAGTATTCAATAGGATCCTTTAAGGGAGCGTTTTTAACAACAGTTACTTTTTTCCCTTTCACAAAACCCATTTCGGTAATACGCTTCCTAAACGCCCCGCGTCCCTTTACTTTTGCAATAATGCCGTATTCCCCGTTCTGTAACTCCGATAGTAGCATCTAGTTTAAAATCAGTAACAGTAAAACCTCAATGTTTCAAAAAAGTTTTGGAATTACTAAAATTTTACAAATGTAAGAGTTTTCTGTTATTTAGATCGATTTTAAGTAAAAAAGCCATTCATTACTGAATGGCTGTACTGTTCGAAAATCGTTATAAAAAACTATTTACCTAAGTCGTCAAAGTCAACTGATGAGTAATCGGATTCAACCTCAGAAAGTTCCATTTCATCGGTATGCTCAGTACGTGGAACAATTTCCTGATTAGCTTTAATGTAGTCAAAAACACTATTCAGGCTTTCGATAAACTTTTCAAAATCCTCCTTGTATAGGAAGATTTTATGTTTTTCGTAGTACATCTTGCCATCCTTACCCATACGTTTTTTACTTTCCGTAATGGTAAGGTAAAACTCATTGCCGCGTGTTGCCTTAACATCAAAGAAATATGTTCTTTTTCCGGCCTTCACTACCTGAGAAAAAACCTCTTCTCTCGTGTTCTTGTCTAAATCGTTAGTGTTATCAAATTCCTCAATCATTGCTCTTAGTATTTTTAGGTTAGGGTTTCACTTTTACACTGCTCAAAATTAAAAAAATCTTCATATCATGGTTCATTGACTTAAAAAAAATATTAAAAAACACCCAAAAGGTTTTGTTTTGAAATATTAACCTTATTTATTCCACTGCACTGGATTAATCTTTCTATCTTTGCAGGAGTGAAAAAAATCGTTCTTACTAATGATTAACCGTCGTTTAATTAGAATCAAGGCCTTACAGGTTCTTTTTGCCTTCTTCCGTAACGAAGGTGACTCTCTTAGCGCATTAGAGCGCGAGCTGTTTCATAGCATTGAAAAATCGTACCATCTTTACTTGCTTTTACTGCTTTTGCCAGAGAATATGGTTGAGCATGCCCAGGCAAAAATTGAGCTGGGTAAGCAAAAGTTCCGCCCGTCGCCTGAAGAGTTGAACCCCAACCTGCGGTTTGTTCAGAACAGAGCAGTTGCTGCATTGGCTGCCTGCAAAGAGCTACAAGCCAAAGCAAACGATAATCGCTTGAATTGGAAACATTTTCCTGAGGTAACCAAATCGCTTTTCAACCACTTTGTGGCATCGGATTTCTTTTCCGATTACATGAATGCTGAGCATAACTCTTTTGCTGACGATAAAGCAGTTCTGGTTAATCTACTCAGCAAGATATTAAATGCTAATGACGATTTTGAGGCATTCCTTGAGGAGCAAAGCATATACTGGAACGATGACCTCGAGTTTGTTTCCAGCATGGCTTCCAAAACAAT from Tenuifilum sp. 4138str carries:
- the feoB gene encoding ferrous iron transport protein B, whose protein sequence is MLLSELQNGEYGIIAKVKGRGAFRKRITEMGFVKGKKVTVVKNAPLKDPIEYSIMGYEVSLRRSEASLIEVITPSEAKQILNYHPDNHQLVTHTEPEIIDTGVKELSKTINIALVGNPNAGKTSIFNHLAGAREHVGNYSGVTVDSKNAKFKYKGYTINITDLPGTYSLTAYTPEEVFVRRFIHEQNPDIVINVIDSSNLERNLYLTTQLIDMDIRVIVALNMYDELLEKGDRFDYTMMGKLLGIPFVPTVGSKGKGLDRLLDTTINVYAEKDKVTRHIHVNYGEEIEKSILSIQNEIKKNTAITINYSSRYLAIKLLEKDKVADKILRNEPNYQEIRNQTDREVSRLENLFHEDTETLITDAKYGFIAGALKETFKESSHKKRLVTEQIDAILTHRLLGFPIFIFLIWLTFYTTFTLGQYPMEWIELGVEWISNTISTYMASGPLKDLLVNGIISGVGSVIVFLPNILILFLFISLLEDTGYMARAAFIMDKLMHKIGLHGKSFIPLVMGFGCNVPAIMASRTIENRNNRLVTMLITPFMSCSARLPVYILILGAFFPENAGNLLFAIYFTGILLAIGTALAFKKTIFKAEDLPFVMELPPYRMPTLRSTLLHMWHKGSQYLKKMGGVILVAVIFVWALGYYPRKVNYTRDYFAEIETITQKISEEKLSQPSMDSLNHAIHQLELEMEAERQANSYLGRIGKFIEPAIRPLGFDWKMGVSLLSGVAAKEIVVSTLGVLYQTDPDSDSGGLAQKLRNETHQSGKLSGQVVFTKVTALAFLIFILVYFPCVAVISAIKNESGSWKWALFTIVFTTTLAWVLAFLVYQIGNLINGV
- a CDS encoding DUF3276 family protein, which translates into the protein MIEEFDNTNDLDKNTREEVFSQVVKAGKRTYFFDVKATRGNEFYLTITESKKRMGKDGKMYYEKHKIFLYKEDFEKFIESLNSVFDYIKANQEIVPRTEHTDEMELSEVESDYSSVDFDDLGK
- the nusB gene encoding transcription antitermination factor NusB, which gives rise to MINRRLIRIKALQVLFAFFRNEGDSLSALERELFHSIEKSYHLYLLLLLLPENMVEHAQAKIELGKQKFRPSPEELNPNLRFVQNRAVAALAACKELQAKANDNRLNWKHFPEVTKSLFNHFVASDFFSDYMNAEHNSFADDKAVLVNLLSKILNANDDFEAFLEEQSIYWNDDLEFVSSMASKTIKKIDENTASVPVMSLFSNADDEEFAKRLLRKTVLRHKENLELIDKFTVNWELDRIAAMDIAIMEMAITEILEFPTIPVKVSMNEYIDIAKFYSTEQSNSFVNGVLDKVIAHLKENGQIQKQGRGLIGENDESLSPENINSFEDEDN